The Gemmatimonas aurantiaca T-27 DNA segment TACTCGGGAGAATGAGCACGTGATGCGACGTGAACTCAACGTGGGTGGTGGTGCACATGGCGCCGATCCGGACGAATTGCCGATGGCGGGCGAACGGTCGTCCGAGTACGAGACGATGGTCCGCCGGCAACTCGAGCTGATCGGCGAAGATCCGACACGGGATGGCCTGCTCAAGACACCGGGGCGGGTGGCACGCTCCATGGCATGGTTGACCCGCGGTTACGACCTCGATCCACGCAGCGTCATCGGCGACGCACTGTTCGCCGAAGACCATGAAAACATGGTGATGGTCCGTGACATCGAGATGTACTCCATGTGTGAACACCACATGCTGCCGTTTTTTGGCAAGGTGCACATCGCCTACATCCCGAACGGCAAGATTGTCGGCTTGAGCAAGCTGCCACGCGTGGTGGAGGTGTTTGCCCGTCGCCTGCAGGTGCAGGAGCGTCTGGGCGAGCAGATTGCGAACGCCATCGTCGACGTGCTGCAGCCGAAGGGTGTGGGTGTGGTCATCGAGGCGGTGCACCTGTGCATGATGATGCGCGGCGTGGAGAAGCAAAATTCGCGCACCATCACGTCGTCACTGCGTGGACTGTTCCGTGATGATGCGAAGACCCGCAGTGAGTTTCTGCGGCTCGCCTACGCCACGCCCGGCTTCTGATCGCACGCCCATGTCATCCACCTCTCCCTCTTTCGCGTCGACATCGGCCGAAGCCCCGCTACGCGGACGGCGCGCGCTGGTCACCGGCGCCTCGCGCGGCATCGGGCGTGCCGTGGCGCTGACCCTGGGGCGTGCCGGCGCGACAGTGCACGTGCTGGCGCGTACGGCGTCATCGCTCGAGGTGGTCGCGGGCGAGATCCTAGCCGCGCAGGGAAGGGCACAGGTCCACCCGTGTGATCTCACGGATGGCATGGCCGTCATCGCCCTGTTGGCGGAATGGGAAGCGCGTGGTGAGGTGCCCGATATCCTGGTCAGCAATGCGGGCATCTTTCCACTGCTGC contains these protein-coding regions:
- the folE gene encoding GTP cyclohydrolase I FolE; the encoded protein is MRRELNVGGGAHGADPDELPMAGERSSEYETMVRRQLELIGEDPTRDGLLKTPGRVARSMAWLTRGYDLDPRSVIGDALFAEDHENMVMVRDIEMYSMCEHHMLPFFGKVHIAYIPNGKIVGLSKLPRVVEVFARRLQVQERLGEQIANAIVDVLQPKGVGVVIEAVHLCMMMRGVEKQNSRTITSSLRGLFRDDAKTRSEFLRLAYATPGF